In a single window of the Candidatus Methylarchaceae archaeon HK02M2 genome:
- a CDS encoding V-type ATP synthase subunit A, protein MPVKGKVIWISGPAVRAEGMSESKMYETVEVGEDRIVGEVIRLTGDVAFIQVYESTSGLRPGEPVYGTGQPLSVYLGPGMMGKIYDGIQRPLDEIAMKIGSYIERGIAVPPLSYEKKWHFKPVVKKGDEVEPGTILGVVEETPLIEHKVMVPPDHHGGTIKEIIDEGEYTIEESIATVEKGGMKSELRMYHRWPVRMPRPYFDRLDPDVPLLTGQRVIDSFFPMAKGGTGMIPGGFGTGKTVTLHQVAAWADSRIVFHVGCGERGNEMTEVLIKFPELKDPASGRPLMERTILVANTSNMPVAAREASIYTGVTMAEYYRDMGYDTVLVADSTSRWAEALREISGRLEEMPAEEGYPSYLASRLAEFYERAGRMVLLGTPKRVGSITLIGAVSPPGGDFTEPVTTHTMRFIKTFWGLDTKLAYSRHYPAINWMTSYSGYLDSVVKWWFDVDKEWLKFRNATYEILQREDELKEIVRLLGPEALPDEQKLILDVARMIKEGFLQQSAYDEVDSYCPPEKQMKLLRTFVDFFRESQNALKNGISLNTIRAMPIIPRLIRAKSTILNEKLEDLDILHDEMMTMFGNLLSKEVKVVA, encoded by the coding sequence TTGCCAGTAAAGGGAAAGGTCATCTGGATAAGCGGTCCAGCTGTAAGAGCAGAAGGCATGTCTGAATCTAAGATGTATGAGACAGTGGAAGTGGGCGAGGACCGCATAGTTGGTGAGGTAATCCGGCTTACGGGGGATGTAGCTTTCATACAAGTCTATGAATCTACGAGTGGGTTGAGACCTGGAGAACCTGTCTATGGTACGGGTCAACCACTATCTGTATATTTAGGTCCAGGGATGATGGGGAAAATTTACGATGGGATACAACGCCCTCTTGATGAGATAGCTATGAAGATAGGCTCATATATAGAAAGGGGAATAGCTGTGCCCCCCTTATCATATGAGAAGAAATGGCATTTCAAGCCCGTGGTAAAGAAGGGTGATGAAGTTGAACCAGGAACTATCTTAGGAGTTGTTGAGGAAACACCACTTATAGAGCACAAAGTAATGGTACCTCCAGATCACCATGGTGGCACTATTAAAGAGATAATTGATGAAGGCGAATATACAATAGAGGAATCCATAGCTACTGTAGAAAAAGGGGGAATGAAAAGCGAACTAAGGATGTACCATCGTTGGCCGGTAAGGATGCCTAGACCTTATTTTGATAGGCTCGACCCTGATGTTCCTCTTTTGACTGGACAAAGAGTAATTGATTCATTCTTCCCTATGGCCAAAGGTGGAACTGGGATGATTCCAGGTGGGTTCGGGACGGGTAAAACTGTTACACTCCATCAAGTAGCTGCTTGGGCAGATTCAAGAATCGTCTTTCACGTAGGATGTGGAGAAAGAGGTAATGAAATGACAGAAGTTCTTATTAAGTTCCCAGAATTGAAAGATCCAGCTTCAGGAAGACCTTTGATGGAGAGGACTATTTTGGTTGCTAATACTAGCAACATGCCAGTAGCTGCTAGAGAAGCTAGTATTTACACAGGAGTTACTATGGCGGAATATTACAGGGATATGGGTTATGATACAGTACTAGTAGCGGATTCCACCAGCCGTTGGGCCGAAGCTCTTAGAGAGATAAGCGGTCGTCTAGAGGAGATGCCTGCTGAGGAGGGATATCCATCATACTTAGCATCACGTCTAGCTGAGTTTTATGAGAGGGCTGGCAGGATGGTGCTTCTAGGCACGCCTAAGAGAGTCGGTTCCATAACATTGATAGGCGCTGTATCGCCCCCCGGAGGTGACTTTACAGAGCCTGTCACAACCCATACAATGAGATTCATAAAGACCTTCTGGGGCCTCGATACAAAATTGGCCTACTCAAGACACTATCCCGCGATAAACTGGATGACGAGTTACTCTGGATACCTAGATTCTGTTGTGAAATGGTGGTTCGATGTTGATAAAGAATGGTTAAAATTTAGAAATGCAACCTATGAGATACTTCAAAGGGAAGATGAACTCAAAGAGATAGTTAGGCTACTTGGACCAGAGGCGCTTCCAGATGAGCAAAAATTGATTTTAGATGTAGCTAGGATGATCAAAGAAGGTTTTTTGCAACAGAGTGCGTATGACGAAGTAGATAGCTATTGCCCTCCTGAAAAGCAGATGAAACTCTTAAGAACATTCGTCGACTTTTTTAGAGAATCCCAAAATGCTCTTAAAAATGGAATTTCTCTGAATACTATAAGAGCCATGCCCATAATACCAAGACTCATCCGAGCGAAATCTACTATACTCAATGAGAAGTTAGAGGATCTTGATATATTACATGATGAGATGATGACAATGTTTGGAAACCTCTTGAGCAAGGAGGTAAAAGTCGTTGCCTAG
- the pyrI gene encoding aspartate carbamoyltransferase regulatory subunit, protein MSKEQLVKKIEDGTVLDHVEKGRALQVLAALNIDGKNGNIVTVAMNVPSKKIGKKDIIKIGNRFLKSEETNRIALISPRATVNLIKNFQVIEKRKIETPSTFVNVFQCPNPTCISNSNEPIVPMIDVVRDSPPLLRCRYCSRLLSPNEVI, encoded by the coding sequence ATGAGCAAAGAGCAACTTGTCAAGAAAATAGAAGACGGTACTGTTTTGGACCATGTTGAAAAAGGAAGAGCTTTACAAGTATTAGCAGCTCTGAATATAGACGGAAAGAACGGCAATATTGTAACGGTAGCTATGAATGTGCCGAGCAAGAAGATTGGAAAGAAAGATATCATAAAAATTGGGAATAGGTTTTTAAAATCTGAAGAGACGAATAGAATAGCCTTGATATCTCCAAGAGCTACAGTCAATTTAATCAAAAACTTTCAAGTAATAGAGAAAAGAAAGATTGAAACTCCTAGTACCTTTGTAAACGTATTTCAGTGTCCAAACCCAACGTGTATATCCAACTCTAATGAACCCATCGTGCCTATGATTGACGTTGTGAGGGATAGCCCGCCTTTGCTCAGATGCAGATATTGCAGTAGATTACTTTCGCCTAATGAAGTAATTTAA
- a CDS encoding vitamin B12-dependent ribonucleotide reductase, whose amino-acid sequence MGLATEKKVLGRTLSSNALRVLERRYLKKDEEGKTVETPEQMLRRVAGAIAIADIQYEPNVDLVKIEEEFYRVMVNLEFLPNSPTLMNAGTDLGQLSACFVLPVEDSIDSIFEAVKSTALIHKSGGGTGFSFSNVRPKNDVVKSTGGIASGPVSFMKVFDIATDVIKQGGRRRGANMGILRVDHPDIIEFIKAKEESDAFNNFNISIGLTEKFMQAVENDEEYELINPRTNQVVRKLLAKEVFELIVSMAWKNGEPGILFLDRINISNPTPQLGVIESTNPCGEQPLLPYESCNLGSINLSLMVRDSEIDYDKLIRTVRTSIHFLDNVIDVNKYPLPQIEKMTKANRKIGLGVMGFADMLIQLGIPYDSKEATDLAEEIMKFIQNEARKMSAELAEVRGCFPNFKNSIYDVPSGLKIRNASLTTIAPTGSISIIAGCSSGIEPIYAVCYTRNVLDDQKLVEVNPFFKKIAMEQGFYSEDLMDNISKKGSLKEIDGIPELVKRVFITAHDIAPEWHIMMQAIFQKYIDNAVSKTVNFRKNARIEDIRSAYMLAYKLGCKGLTVYRDNSREGQVLEMRNRVTTEFGIKKPTPEKAYGTRLRKRTSCGNIYTQIFDNERKEPIEIFITLGKAGGCAAAFTEGLARACSLALKYGATLKEVQNELMGISCHKQEGIGANKVLSCIDAVGKSVREVTMREEAQKINIQKNFGFGACPLCGSQVIYVEGCLKCISCGFSQCE is encoded by the coding sequence ATGGGGCTCGCCACGGAAAAAAAAGTTCTTGGACGTACACTCTCATCAAACGCTTTAAGAGTACTTGAGAGGAGATACTTAAAGAAGGATGAAGAGGGCAAGACCGTAGAAACTCCTGAACAAATGTTACGAAGAGTGGCGGGGGCGATAGCTATTGCAGACATTCAATATGAGCCTAATGTCGATCTTGTAAAAATTGAAGAAGAATTCTATAGAGTCATGGTTAATTTGGAGTTCTTGCCAAATTCCCCAACTTTGATGAATGCTGGTACTGATTTGGGCCAACTTTCTGCTTGCTTCGTTCTTCCAGTTGAAGATTCGATAGATAGCATATTTGAAGCAGTCAAGAGTACAGCTTTGATCCACAAATCTGGTGGTGGAACTGGTTTTTCATTTTCTAATGTAAGGCCTAAAAATGATGTAGTAAAATCTACTGGTGGAATAGCTTCAGGCCCAGTCTCTTTTATGAAGGTATTCGACATAGCTACAGATGTTATAAAGCAAGGAGGGAGACGGAGAGGCGCCAACATGGGCATTTTAAGGGTAGACCATCCTGATATAATCGAGTTCATCAAGGCGAAGGAGGAGAGCGATGCTTTCAACAATTTCAATATTTCGATAGGTCTTACAGAGAAATTCATGCAAGCTGTTGAGAATGATGAAGAGTATGAATTAATAAATCCACGTACTAATCAAGTAGTAAGAAAGTTACTAGCCAAAGAAGTTTTTGAATTGATAGTTAGTATGGCTTGGAAAAATGGTGAACCTGGGATTCTTTTTTTGGATAGAATCAATATATCTAATCCTACACCCCAATTAGGTGTTATCGAGAGTACAAATCCGTGTGGCGAACAACCATTACTACCTTACGAATCATGCAATCTTGGCTCTATAAATCTATCCTTGATGGTCAGGGATAGTGAAATAGATTACGATAAGTTGATAAGAACAGTTAGAACGTCGATTCATTTTCTTGACAACGTTATAGATGTCAACAAGTATCCATTACCTCAAATTGAAAAGATGACTAAGGCAAATAGAAAGATAGGGTTGGGCGTAATGGGCTTTGCGGACATGCTAATTCAGTTAGGTATACCTTATGACTCAAAAGAAGCGACCGATCTTGCTGAAGAAATTATGAAGTTTATCCAAAATGAAGCGAGGAAGATGTCGGCTGAGCTTGCAGAAGTAAGGGGGTGCTTTCCTAACTTCAAGAACAGTATTTACGATGTTCCAAGTGGGTTAAAGATAAGAAATGCTTCTCTGACAACGATAGCTCCAACTGGAAGTATTTCTATAATAGCTGGTTGCTCTAGTGGTATTGAACCTATTTATGCAGTATGTTATACTCGTAATGTCCTTGATGATCAAAAACTCGTTGAAGTGAACCCTTTCTTTAAAAAGATAGCTATGGAACAAGGTTTCTATAGTGAAGATTTGATGGATAATATCTCAAAGAAGGGGTCGTTAAAGGAGATAGACGGCATACCGGAATTAGTGAAGAGGGTCTTTATTACAGCACATGATATAGCCCCTGAGTGGCATATAATGATGCAAGCAATCTTTCAAAAATATATCGACAATGCAGTATCCAAAACTGTAAACTTCAGAAAAAACGCTAGGATCGAAGATATAAGGAGCGCGTATATGCTGGCCTATAAATTAGGTTGTAAGGGTTTAACTGTATATCGAGATAATAGTAGGGAGGGACAAGTTCTGGAGATGAGGAATAGAGTGACGACTGAGTTCGGCATCAAAAAGCCAACTCCCGAGAAAGCGTATGGGACGCGGTTGAGAAAAAGGACAAGTTGTGGGAATATTTATACACAGATTTTTGACAATGAGCGTAAGGAGCCTATCGAGATCTTTATTACTTTAGGGAAAGCAGGAGGATGTGCAGCTGCTTTTACCGAAGGCTTGGCAAGAGCTTGCTCATTGGCTTTAAAGTATGGTGCTACTTTGAAAGAAGTGCAAAATGAGCTCATGGGGATAAGTTGTCATAAACAAGAGGGAATCGGAGCCAATAAAGTGTTATCATGCATAGATGCTGTTGGAAAATCGGTGAGAGAGGTAACTATGAGAGAGGAGGCCCAAAAGATCAATATTCAGAAGAATTTCGGTTTTGGTGCATGTCCGTTATGTGGAAGTCAGGTCATCTATGTTGAAGGTTGTTTAAAATGTATATCATGTGGCTTTTCTCAATGTGAATAA
- a CDS encoding helix-turn-helix domain-containing protein, producing the protein MAPTSRRVKSIYSAIASPNRLEVLRILNAKGPLSYSDLKTLAGFKSKKESGKFAYHLRKLVRQALVSLNRTERKYSISSLGRLVLNLTRQIEEQSMLNSGKFYVRTSRQTMEEFNPDKILRSLIREAGMPVELAHRIANEVETRLSKFQTVYLTAPLIREMVNALLIEHGYEEYRHKLTRLGLPTFDVTTLISEASKAKEGISEIVGKTAKAVFSEYLLLTQLPRDISDAYLSGDIHLSNLGSWGLMPDTLFLDLTSLHYNNIYFGGGLNLTHFGPPHEIEEVIVELTVLTSFLSLEVASEIVYENFLAYIGKYAKGKSQKELRRAIFRTFLSISSILANSYNKPSISIQINPHYDSDLKVESIEEIMYASLEAYQDYTRNTMFPKIRLNVFLNRSIDVELLKHVIFILNSGGCIAISSQPDSIRAYSGIKKRYPSTDLKLNGFSVIHSLSLNLPKLSYESNKDEAYFRAKLAMLLQSAISAVSSRRKIVGESISKGLLPTLTQNSSIISTDYMPAMINLVGLNETLLNLTENEAPQSDKSTITEKIVKTAIKFTDGNAEEKNIGIGILQSDGAKRFYDLDVEKYGKSIVISKSGKKAYSQIPYIQRTDLNNSNFVDGLNYLSKNLNGSFSIVMNISPDANEDIVKESILESIEKLDYFKLNKRMAMCKKCGAKYPINIKRCKACSSTIFTQYSIV; encoded by the coding sequence ATGGCGCCAACATCCCGAAGGGTAAAAAGCATATATTCTGCTATAGCCTCCCCCAACAGACTAGAAGTTCTTAGAATTCTAAATGCCAAAGGGCCTTTAAGCTATTCTGACCTTAAAACCCTTGCAGGCTTTAAATCCAAGAAAGAGTCGGGAAAATTTGCCTACCATTTACGTAAACTCGTGAGACAGGCATTGGTTTCTTTAAACAGAACTGAGAGGAAATATTCTATTTCGAGCCTTGGTAGATTAGTACTGAACCTTACAAGGCAAATTGAAGAGCAGTCTATGCTAAATAGCGGAAAATTTTATGTGAGAACATCGAGGCAGACTATGGAAGAATTTAATCCTGATAAAATCCTCCGCTCCCTAATCAGAGAAGCTGGTATGCCTGTAGAGTTAGCCCATAGAATAGCTAACGAAGTGGAGACGAGACTATCCAAATTTCAGACAGTATACCTTACAGCCCCATTGATAAGGGAGATGGTGAATGCCTTACTCATAGAGCATGGTTATGAAGAATATAGGCATAAATTGACTCGACTAGGCTTGCCAACATTTGATGTGACGACATTGATAAGCGAGGCAAGCAAGGCGAAGGAAGGGATTAGTGAAATTGTAGGGAAGACGGCTAAAGCAGTCTTCTCAGAATATCTTCTTTTAACTCAACTTCCCAGAGATATATCCGATGCCTATCTATCTGGAGATATACATCTATCTAACCTAGGTAGTTGGGGCCTTATGCCTGACACTCTCTTTCTAGACCTTACATCCTTACATTATAATAACATCTACTTTGGAGGTGGGTTGAATTTAACACATTTCGGCCCTCCTCATGAGATAGAAGAAGTTATTGTTGAATTGACGGTTCTGACTTCTTTTTTAAGCTTGGAAGTAGCCTCCGAAATTGTTTATGAGAATTTTTTAGCATATATAGGCAAATATGCAAAGGGAAAAAGTCAGAAAGAGCTTAGAAGAGCCATCTTTAGAACTTTTCTATCTATCTCATCTATTTTGGCAAACTCCTACAACAAACCTAGTATATCGATACAAATCAACCCTCATTACGATAGTGATTTAAAAGTAGAATCGATCGAAGAGATCATGTATGCCTCTCTTGAGGCTTACCAAGACTACACTAGAAACACTATGTTTCCAAAGATTAGGTTGAATGTTTTCTTGAATCGAAGCATAGATGTTGAGTTACTAAAACATGTAATATTTATCTTAAATTCAGGCGGATGCATCGCAATATCGAGTCAGCCTGATTCGATTCGAGCCTATAGCGGTATAAAAAAAAGGTATCCTTCAACTGATCTTAAACTAAATGGTTTTAGTGTAATTCACTCTCTATCATTAAACCTTCCAAAACTCTCCTATGAATCTAACAAAGATGAAGCTTACTTTAGGGCAAAACTAGCTATGCTTCTTCAATCAGCGATTAGTGCTGTATCTAGTAGAAGGAAAATAGTTGGAGAATCTATCAGTAAAGGACTTTTACCAACATTAACACAAAATTCGAGCATAATATCCACTGATTATATGCCTGCTATGATAAACCTTGTAGGATTAAATGAGACGCTTTTAAATCTAACTGAAAATGAAGCACCTCAATCAGATAAGAGTACTATAACTGAAAAAATTGTAAAAACAGCAATTAAATTCACCGATGGGAATGCTGAAGAAAAGAATATTGGTATAGGAATTCTTCAGAGCGATGGAGCAAAGCGGTTTTATGATTTAGATGTTGAAAAGTACGGCAAATCCATTGTAATTTCAAAGAGTGGAAAAAAAGCCTATTCTCAAATCCCTTATATACAAAGGACAGACCTCAATAATTCAAATTTTGTCGATGGATTAAACTACTTGTCTAAGAACCTGAATGGTAGTTTCTCAATCGTTATGAACATCTCTCCCGATGCTAATGAAGATATTGTTAAGGAATCCATTTTAGAATCTATTGAAAAACTCGACTACTTCAAACTTAATAAACGGATGGCAATGTGTAAGAAATGTGGGGCCAAATATCCAATAAACATTAAAAGATGTAAGGCATGTAGTTCTACAATTTTTACTCAATACTCAATTGTTTAA
- the pyrB gene encoding aspartate carbamoyltransferase — protein MTNPFYNRDIISIKDFSRSELEYLFSISDKVDSLDYKKKEELGKSKILGLLFFEPSTRTKLSFEAAMLSIGGNVLGFAHPSMSSVEKGENLADTMRTVENYVDAIVLRHSMEGANRFAAEVTSKPVINAGSGTEEHPTQAMIDLYTIMKVKKRIDGLNIAIVGDLKYGRTVYSLIYGLSKYSPKIFLVSPPQLNVKKEALFGIDKKIKVSEHRDIREIIGELDVIYVTRIQKERIPDPHEFERVKGSYVINSELLKSGKEECIVMHPLPRVGEIEPEVDNMPNAKYFLQAYLGKILRAGILASVLCSNP, from the coding sequence ATGACCAATCCTTTTTATAATCGAGATATAATCTCAATAAAAGATTTTTCTCGATCCGAACTTGAATATCTTTTTTCAATTAGTGATAAGGTCGATTCTCTCGATTATAAAAAAAAGGAAGAGTTGGGAAAAAGTAAGATTCTTGGGCTCTTATTCTTTGAGCCTAGTACAAGGACCAAATTAAGCTTTGAGGCTGCTATGCTGTCGATAGGGGGTAATGTATTAGGTTTTGCACACCCTAGCATGTCGTCTGTTGAGAAAGGAGAGAACTTAGCCGATACTATGAGAACTGTTGAGAACTATGTGGATGCTATTGTACTCAGGCATTCTATGGAGGGAGCTAACCGCTTTGCAGCTGAAGTTACGTCTAAACCAGTAATAAATGCTGGAAGTGGAACTGAAGAACACCCCACTCAAGCTATGATCGATCTTTATACAATAATGAAGGTAAAAAAGAGGATAGATGGATTGAATATAGCCATAGTAGGAGATCTGAAGTATGGAAGGACAGTCTATTCTCTTATCTATGGGCTATCAAAGTATAGCCCAAAGATCTTTCTTGTCTCTCCCCCACAACTTAATGTGAAAAAGGAGGCTCTATTTGGCATTGATAAGAAGATCAAAGTTTCGGAGCATAGAGATATCAGAGAAATTATTGGGGAGTTAGATGTTATATACGTAACGAGAATTCAAAAGGAGAGAATACCAGATCCTCATGAATTTGAGAGAGTCAAGGGATCTTACGTAATCAATTCTGAATTGCTTAAAAGTGGGAAAGAGGAATGTATAGTGATGCATCCCCTTCCAAGAGTTGGAGAGATAGAACCTGAAGTGGATAATATGCCTAATGCAAAATATTTCCTCCAAGCGTATCTTGGAAAGATCTTAAGAGCGGGGATATTAGCGTCCGTTCTTTGTTCCAATCCCTAA
- a CDS encoding V-type ATP synthase subunit B codes for MPSESRGGVEYTRIGEIRGPLIIVEGVTKVAFDELVEVELPDGKRRLGKVLEVGEGRAVVEVFEGTSGISTVGTRARFLGKTMEIPVSSGLLGRIFDGIGRPVDGLSEPLSEDFRDVNGLPINPERRDYPTDFIQTGVSVIDGMNTLVRGQKLPIFSGAGLPHSMLAAQVARQATVLGRVEEFAVVFAAIGVQHSEARFFRKTLEESGAIKRSVLFLNLADDPAIERIITPRVALTAAEYLAFDLDMHVLVILTDVTNYAEALREISAAREEVPGRKGYPGYLYTDLATNYERAGRIRGKKGSITQMPILSMPSDDITHPIPDLSGYITEGQLVLDRPLFRRAIYPSINVLMSLSRLMKDGIGKGKTREDHADVSNQLYAAYARAVELRALAEIVGKASLTGVDLKYLRFGDVFEQTFLKQAYEENRSLEETLSLAWEVLSTLPESELTKIKEDYVKQRYIQVEVEV; via the coding sequence TTGCCTAGTGAGTCAAGAGGCGGAGTAGAATATACAAGGATAGGAGAGATAAGAGGTCCATTAATCATCGTAGAAGGTGTCACTAAGGTAGCCTTCGATGAATTAGTAGAGGTAGAATTGCCAGATGGTAAGAGGAGACTTGGTAAAGTATTGGAGGTTGGTGAGGGACGTGCAGTTGTAGAAGTCTTCGAAGGTACTTCTGGCATATCTACTGTAGGAACGAGAGCTAGATTCTTAGGGAAGACAATGGAGATACCTGTATCATCTGGTCTTTTAGGTCGCATCTTTGATGGAATAGGACGGCCAGTAGATGGCTTGTCTGAACCTTTAAGTGAAGATTTCAGGGACGTTAACGGCCTACCTATCAACCCTGAGAGGAGAGATTACCCTACCGATTTCATACAAACAGGCGTTTCCGTAATAGATGGTATGAATACGTTGGTCAGAGGCCAAAAACTTCCCATATTCTCAGGCGCCGGTCTTCCTCATAGTATGCTCGCTGCTCAAGTAGCTAGGCAGGCAACCGTCTTGGGAAGAGTTGAGGAGTTCGCTGTAGTTTTTGCAGCTATTGGGGTACAGCATAGCGAAGCAAGATTCTTTAGGAAAACCCTTGAAGAGAGTGGGGCGATAAAGCGTAGTGTATTATTCTTGAATCTTGCTGATGATCCAGCTATTGAGAGAATAATAACCCCTAGAGTAGCTCTAACTGCGGCTGAATACCTTGCCTTCGATCTAGATATGCATGTGTTAGTGATATTAACAGATGTGACCAACTATGCAGAAGCCCTTAGAGAAATCAGTGCTGCAAGGGAAGAAGTTCCAGGGAGGAAGGGGTATCCTGGATACTTATATACAGACTTAGCCACGAATTACGAGAGAGCTGGTAGAATCAGAGGTAAAAAAGGCAGCATAACACAGATGCCCATCTTATCTATGCCTAGCGATGATATCACCCACCCTATTCCTGACTTATCGGGGTACATAACTGAAGGGCAACTGGTACTAGATAGACCACTCTTCAGAAGGGCTATATATCCTTCAATCAATGTGCTGATGAGCCTCAGCCGACTTATGAAAGACGGGATAGGCAAGGGAAAGACACGAGAAGACCATGCCGATGTTAGCAACCAGTTATACGCTGCATATGCAAGAGCTGTAGAATTAAGGGCTTTAGCTGAAATAGTTGGTAAGGCAAGCCTTACTGGTGTTGACTTAAAGTACTTGAGATTTGGTGATGTTTTTGAACAAACTTTCTTGAAACAAGCCTATGAGGAGAATAGAAGCTTAGAGGAAACATTATCACTTGCTTGGGAGGTCTTATCTACACTTCCTGAATCTGAGCTTACAAAGATCAAAGAGGATTATGTTAAGCAGCGTTATATACAAGTAGAAGTGGAAGTATAA